One genomic segment of Roseivirga misakiensis includes these proteins:
- a CDS encoding acyl carrier protein phosphodiesterase: MNYLAHLLLSGDNPKIKVGNFLGDFIKGKQFEALDPMIGKGVLLHREIDFYTDNHPTVAISKDRLRDKYRHYSGVIVDMFYDHYLAKNFELFSDKPLVQFADLSYKLMESYWDIIPPRGQKMLPYMVRGNWLVNYGKSEGIHRALQGLSRRTKFDSKLEYAIQDLLQYDAEFESEFKSFFAEIQQHISVFREDLINSSQ; the protein is encoded by the coding sequence ATTAACTATCTAGCCCATTTATTACTCTCAGGCGACAACCCTAAAATTAAGGTTGGTAATTTTCTTGGTGACTTTATTAAAGGAAAGCAGTTTGAAGCTTTAGACCCAATGATTGGTAAGGGAGTACTATTGCATAGGGAAATAGATTTCTATACCGATAATCACCCTACCGTGGCGATCAGTAAGGACAGGTTAAGAGATAAGTATCGGCACTATTCAGGTGTTATTGTCGATATGTTTTATGACCACTATTTGGCAAAGAACTTCGAACTGTTTTCGGACAAGCCTTTAGTCCAATTTGCTGATTTGAGTTACAAGCTCATGGAGTCTTATTGGGATATAATCCCCCCTCGAGGTCAGAAAATGCTCCCATATATGGTTCGTGGTAACTGGTTAGTGAATTACGGTAAAAGTGAGGGTATTCATAGGGCGCTACAAGGTCTTTCTAGAAGAACCAAATTTGATTCTAAGCTGGAATACGCCATTCAAGACCTGTTGCAGTATGACGCTGAATTTGAAAGTGAATTCAAGTCCTTTTTTGCTGAGATTCAACAGCATATTTCAGTATTTCGTGAAGATTTGATTAATTCGTCTCAATGA